The Tatumella ptyseos genome segment ATAAACGATACTTTTTTATAATTGGAAAATATCTTTTATCCTTTAATATTAGTAACTTAAAAAATACATAGATTATTGAATAAAAAGAAAAGACTTTTATCGAATAAGATATAATAGTTATTAATTAAATCGTACGTAAAATAGACAAAAAAGAGGGGTTTTCAAGATTGTATCGTTAACATAATGTTAGATTGCTAATATTAATTATGTTTATAAGTGAAGTGTAATTAATGTATTAATTTGTAAAGATAGAATGAAAATGATATCTATTATTACCCTATCTTATTGATTTTAGTCACATCATATGTCAGTTTTTTTTGAAAAAAAATAACGATAAATTGATCGCGGTTAAAACCTTTTTTTCTTCGCGAAAAATGTTAAAGTACTCCCAGAAAATAACGTGGAGAATTCATCATGCTGAGTGAAAAAAGATTAATTAAACGCACCCCTGTTAATGGCAGCTCAATTCATTGCCAAGATTGTAGTATCAACCAACTTTGTATTCCCTTTACGCTGAACAACCATGAACTCAATCAACTTGACAACATCATCGAACGCAAAAAACCTATCCAAAAATCACAATCGTTGTTCAAGGCCGGAGATGAACTAAAATCGCTCTATGCCTTACGTTCAGGGACATTAAAAAGTTATACCATCACTGAGCAAGGCGATGAGCAGATCACTGGCTTTCATCTAGCCGGCGATGTAATAGGTTTTGATGCAATAACGTCTGGCCACCACCCTTCGTTTGCTCAAGCCTTAGAGACCTCAATGGTATGTGAAATACCTTTCGATACGCTGGATGACCTAGCCGGAAAAATGCCTGCCCTGCGTCACCAAATCATGCGACTTATGAGTGGCGAAATTAAAGCTGACCAAGAGATGATTTTACTGCTTTCTAAAAAGAATGCAGAAGAACGTTTAGCGGCTTTCATTTGGAATCTCTCGCAACGTTTTGGCCAACGTGGTTTTTCTCAACGTGAATTCCGCCTCACGATGACACGTGGCGATATTGGCAATTATTTAGGGCTGACTGTTGAAACAATCAGTCGATTATTAGGCCGTTTTCAAAAAAGCGGAATGCTTTCTGTTAAAGGAAAATATATCACTATAGAAAATCACGATATGCTTAATACATTGGCTGGCCATGCGCAACGTTGCGCCTAACTATTACCTAGATAAGCGAAACCGGATGCGCTATGTTACTGAAAATGATATTCCGGTTTTTTTAATCCTTACTCAATGATTCCGGACTATCCTTAGGTTAACTACATGCACTGAGGGGTTGTCATATGACGCAGTACCAAAATATTCTCGTGGCCATTGACCCAGATCAGGATGACCAACCCGCTCTCCGTCGCGCGGTATATCTCAATCATCGACTGGGTGGCAAAATTACTGCTTTCTTAGCCATTTATGATCTTTCTTATGAGTTGACTACTGCGCTTGCAACAGAAGAGAGGGAAAGCATGCGCCAAGAGATGATCCAGCAGCGCACAGAGTGGCTTAAGTATCAAGCACGCGTCTATTTGGAATCCGGGGTGGACATTGCACTAAAAGTGATCTGGCATAATCGCCAACAAGATGCCATCCTGCAAGAAATCGAAACAGGAAACTACGATCTCGTCCTGAAAATGGCGCATCAGTATGATCGTTTAGAGTCGGTAATCTTTACCCCTACCGATTGGCAAATATTACGCAAAAGTCCGTGTCCTGTATGGATGGTTAAAGATCAACCTTGGCCTGAAGAAGCTACAGCGGTTGTTGCCGTTAACCTAGCAAGCGATGACCAGCAACATGACGATTTGAATAGAAAACTAGTACGCGAAACCCAAGCACTTGCGTCACAGGTGAATCAGACCGCGGTTCGATTGGTCGGTGCCTATCCCATCACGCCCGTCAACCTGGCTATTGAATTACCTGATTTCGATGCACAAAGTTACAGCGATGCCGTTAGAGGACAACATCTACTCGCGATGAAAGCGCTTCGTCAGCCTTTCTCTATCGATAGTGAACACACCTATGTCGAGCAAGGAGAACCTGAAGAGGTTATCCCTGAGATTGCTACACAATTGAACGCAGGCGTCGTGGTGCTAGGAACCTTTGGTCGTACGGGGTTCTCCGCGGCTTTTCTAGGAAATACTGCTGAGCAAGTTATCGACCATTTGCGATGTGATTTGCTAGTAATGCGCCCTGATTCACTCCCTGAATAATGCACATTCTCCACAGAGTCATGATTGGCTCTGTGGATTCGCCGCTTTTTTATAGACATTTGTCAAACAATTGACTAAGACAGCTTGTCCTTTCCATGTAATAATCACCCTTCAACAATCAACAATAAATTTTCTCTGTGCAAGCTGAAGGACGTTTTATGAAATTTACTGCTACAGTTTTAGCAACAGCGCTCATTTCGCTCGGGCTTTCCACTGCCTACGCCGCTCAAGAATTTAGCCCTCAAAAAGCCGCATCACTTGCGCCCTACAAAAGAATCAACTTCACAGGTCGTTTTAATTCGTTGGTTGATGTGAGTAATGCCGTCTCAAAACGAGCAGACGATGCTGGTGCAGCAGGATTCTATGTCGTGTCAGTACACGACAGTAACAGTAATGGCGGTAATTGGCGGATCACTGCAGACCTTTACTTACCTGACTCAGCGCCTGCCCCGAAAGAGCCCCAATACCGTTACATAAACGGTATCAAAGAGCTTCCTAAAGCAGAGGCTTATCGCTTAGAACCCTATGACACGGTCAGCATCCGAGGTTTCTATCCTAGCCAGCCGCAGGTTGAATATGCAATTTCTCGTGCGGCAAAAGCCAAAAATGCCGATGCTTTCTTTATTATTCGACAAATTGCTGCCAATAACGGCGGCAACCAATATGTCACTGCTTATGTCTATAAAGCTGATGCACCACAACGTGTCGTACAGAGCCCTGATGCGATTCCAGCCGACTCACAAGCGGGTAAAGCAGCGCTTGCGGCAGGCGGTGCAGCAGCCAAAAAAGTCGAAATTCCAGGCGTAGCTTCTTCAGATTCAGCAAGTGAGAGTGTGGGCCGTTTCTACGAAACACAGACCTCAACCAATAAACGCTATACGGTTCCCCTTCCTAAAGGTGGCCAGATCCAAGAAGTCAACGATATCACTGCAGCGCAGATGACACCTTTCGATACAGTAACCATGACAGCGCATTTTGGTAACCCAACTGAGATGTCGACCGCTATCGCTCGCAGAGCAGCCGATAAAGGCGCGAAGTACTACCATATTACTCGTCAATGGCAGAACCAAAGTGGCGGTAATCTTACTGTCACAGCAGAACTGTTCAAATAACGACTAAAGCACCTTAGGGTGCTTTTTTTTTCTACAGCCTCTGCATAAATAAGCATTTTTTCGCATTTATACTCATTGCAATGTGTCCCCTCAATTCGTAGAATCAGCGCCCTAACTCGATCCACGAAATATGCTGTGTTGTTTTATTTTCTTAGCATCACCTGCTGTTTTAGTAAGTTTATCGAGACTTTTAAGCAAGTGAGTAGGTATTTATGACCGGTAAGAAAATAGGTGTTGGCGCACTGACAGCATTAGTCCTCAGTTCCATGCTCGGCGCAGGGGTATTCAGTCTTCCACAGAATATGGCTGAGGTATCGGGCTCTGAAGCATTAATCATTGGTTGGGCGATAACCGGTGTTGGTATCCTCTTTTTAGCGACCGCGATGCTTTATTTATCACGATTACGACCTGATTTGGATGGGGGGATCTTTACGTATGCCGAAGAAGGCTTTGGAAAGACGATTGGTTTTCTCTCAGCTTGGGGGTACTGGTTGTGCGCAGTCATCGCCAATGTCTCTTATCTCGTTGTCGTATTTTCTGCTTTAAGCTTTTTCACCGATTCTTCAGGACATGTAGTGTTCGGGGACGGAAATACCTGGCAAGCGATGCTCGGGGCATCTATTTTGTTATGGATTATTCATGCATTGATCGCGCGGGGTGTACAAACCGCGGCCAGTATCAATTTGCTCGCAACCCTGGGTAAACTTATTCCCCTACTCCTCTTCATCGTCTTGGGGATCATTCACTTCGATTATCATCAATTTACGTTTGATTTCTCAGGCTCTCAATTACACCTCCCTGTCTGGTCGCAGGTGAAGCAGACGATGCTGATTACCCTATGGGTATTCATTGGTGTTGAAGGCGCTGTGGTGGTCTCTGGCCGGGCAAAAAATAAAAATGATATCGGTAAGGCAACGCTTTTTGCGGTGATCTCAGCGCTGATTGTCTACCTATTAGTGACAATACTCTCGCTTGGGATCCTTCCAAGAGAAACGCTCGCCACGATGAAGAATCCCTCGATGGGCGGATTATTAGTCGAAATGGTGGGTCCTTACGGATATTGGATTATTGTAGGGGGAATTATTCTCTCGGTCTCTGGTGCTTACTTAAGCTGGACGATTATGGCAGCTGAGATACCTTTTATTGCAGCTAAACGCGGCGCATTTCCTAAAGCGATCGCAAAACAGAACGCTGCGGATGCGCCAATCGGTAGTTTATGGATGACCAATATCAGTGTTCAGATTTGTTTGATTGCAATTGCGTTATTTCATCTTGATTACAGCACACTATTAATTATCGCCTCAGAAATGGTGTTAGTCCCCTATCTGTTGGTCGGCTTGTTCTTAGCTAAAATCAGTTATCAAACGCAGAGCTACCGATCACTCCTTATCGGTATTGGTGCCACCCTCTATGGTATTTGGTTGCTCTACGCATCAGGCTTCGAACATTTAATGATGTCGTTAACGCTTTATGCGCCGGGGCTATTAGTATTCCTTTATGCTGGATGGCAACATCGTCAGGATTACACACTGCGCAAAGCAGATAAAGTGCTGATTGGCGCGATTATCATACTGGCGGTAGTTATCGGTATAGGTCGGTTATAACATGATAAGGTTATCCCAAAAGGGATGGCCTTTATCTCTGAAGGTAATTAGAAGTGGACGTGCAAATAATCATTTTCTTGATGCAAAGAAACTGATTTCCGATATTCCGCATAAATGAGTGCAATTTGGTGTTCGGAAAGTGAATAAGGCAATTGAATAGTAAAGTGTTTAATATTCTGCTGTTCAGCAAGCACTAATAATCGAGAGATATTCATTTCGTCACTCACTTGTGTCGAAATTATTTGCAGCGCCAGTTCTTTAAAATATTCAGCAGTTTCTAGATTATTATGGGCAGATTTACGAGTCACTACACCAAAGATAGGAAGAACACCGTAGATCGCATCGACGAAACGCCATTTCTTCTTACATGAAGCTGAGAGTAAGCTGCTGTAATTAAATGAAATAGCATCATTATTATCGATTGTTGATGTTGATGGCGTCGGCACATCATCCCCCAGTATTCTTCGTTTAAACCATATCTCTGCGGCGCTTATAGTCGCATATAATTACGTTATTATACCAGCAAGAGATGCCTTTTTCGTGATAACGTAGCTATAATTTCCAGTAACGTTGTTTTATTGTTAAATAAAAAAGAATTTTGTTAAAAATGAATAAAATAGTTTACGTTGAAGATGAAATTGAAGTGGGTGAATTAATTTCCGCCTACTTAAAAAAACACGATATTGAGGTTATTATCGAAACACGTGGTGATCAAGCTGAAGCGACTATCCTCGCCGAAAAACCTGACTTGGTGTTGCTCGATATCATGCTGCCAGGTAAGGATGGGATGTCGGTTTGTCGAGATTTACGCACTCAATGGCAAGGCCCAATTGTATTGTTAACCTCCTTAGACAGTGATATGAATCACATCTTAGCGCTCGAAATTGGCGCTAATGACTATATACTCAAAACGACGCCTCCTGCGGTATTGCTGGCTCGATTACGATTGCATTTACGTCAAAGCCAACCTATCACCACTACAGAAGAACGGTTAAGCCCGGCTCGACAAAGTCGCGTTATGCGTTTTGGCAAGCTTACCATTGATATGGCTAACCGCCAGGTCATTCTAGACGGGGAAATTATCTCCCTTTCTACCGCTGATTTCGATCTATTGTGGGAGTTGGCAAGTCATGCCGGGCAGATATTGAACCGCGATGTATTATTACAAACCCTACGTGGGGTAAGCTATGACGGAATGGACCGAAGTATAGATGTAGCCATTTCTCGCTTACGTAAGAGACTCTACGATAGTGCGACTGAGCCTTTTCGTATTAAAACGATTCGTAATAAAGGCTATCTTTTTGCCCCCCAAGCGTGGGAAACCAACTCAGAATGAAAAAATTATTCATTCAATTCTACCTACTGCTTTTTGTTTGCTTCATTGTCATGACTTTATTAGTAGGGCTTGTCTATAAAATGACAGCGGAGCGTGCAGGCCGACAATCCATGAACGATCTGATGGCGAGTTCACTGTCATTGATGCGCAGTGAATTACGTGAAATACCGCCTAAAGATTGGAATAGCACTGTCGATAATCTTGACCTCAACCTCTCATTTAAACTTCACATTGAACCCCTTACTAACTATCAATTACCGGATGCGGAGATGCGCCGGTTGCATGCAGGGGAAATTGTTGCCTTAGATGACCAATATACCTTCATTCAACATATTCCTCGCAGCCATTATGTTTTATCGGTCGGTCCAATACCTTATCTCTTCTTTCTTCATCAGATGAGAATGCTAGACGTTCTATTATTAACGTTCATAGCGATGTCTTTAGCCCTACCCGTATTCATCTGGATGCGGCCTCACTGGCAAGAAATGTTAAAGTTGGAAAAAATGGCACAACGATTTGGTGACGGTGACTTGGATGCGCGTACACAATTCGAGAGTACTTCCAGCCTTTATCGATTAGGCATCGCCTTCAATCAAATGGCCGATAATATTAAAGACCTGGTGGCGAGTAAAAAACTGTTAATTGATGGTATAGCCCATGAATTACGGACTCCATTAGTACGTTTACGCTATCGATTGGCAATGAGCGACAACTTATCATCAGCTGAGTCGACCGCCTTAAACCGTGATATCGGGCAACTTGAGGCCTTAATCCAAGAGTTATTAACCTTTGCTCGCCTTGATCGACCGCAAGTGGCTTTGTCATTACAACAGATCGACTTGCGGGAGTGGTTAGTAGAATGGGTCGATGATCTTCGCGTTATCCGTGCTGATAAAACGATTCAATTAGACGTCCCGCCTCAGTCGGCAAACCATGTCACTGATAATCGTTTAATGGAACGTGTACTCGATAATTTAGTCAATAATGCGCTACGTTATGCCGAGCAACGATTACGTATCAGTCTATGGTTTGACGCGCAACATGGCTATTTACAAGTTGAAGACGATGGACCGGGTATCCCCGCCGAGCAACGAGCCAAGATCTTTGAACCTTTCGTACGTCTTGATCCGAGCCGTGATCGTGCTACGGGCGGTTGTGGTTTAGGGCTAGCGATTGTCCATTCCATCGCGCAAGCTTTTCAAGGTTCGATTCGCGCAGAAAGTAGCCCCTTAGGAGGGGCCTGTTTACGCTTTAGTTGGCCACTTAATACCTTTACTCCAGATACCTCACTGCTTACCGCACGCAAGGATAATTTATGAAAGCCTATCAAGCTCTAACAGAACGTTTTCAACGCTTGTCCCGTCTCGATCATCTCGCCGCTATCGCCGGTTGGGATATGCAAACCATGATGCCAAGTGGCGGTAGCGACGCCAGAGGCGAAGCACTAGCAGAACTTAGCGTAATGCATCATGAAATTCTGGTGCAAGATAGCACGGCGGAGCTTATTGCTCAGGCTCAACAAGAATCCTTAGAGAGCGATATGCAAGCAAACCTTAATGAAATGATTCGCCACTATACTGATGCGGCTTTACTGCCGACAGAATTAGTTGAAGCTAAGGCTCTAGCGGGAAGCCGTTGCGAACAAGCATGGCGTCAGCAGCGAATTGAAAATGATTGGCAAGGTTTTCAGAAGAACTTAATCCCTGTTGTAGCATTATCACGGCAAGAGGCACAGCTGCGAGCGCAAGCACAAGGGAGTACGCCCTATGATGCGCTGCTTAATCTCTATGAACCAGGAATGACCAGCGAACGACTCGATACGCTTTTTGGAGAACTTATTAGTTGGTTGCCCGGGCTGCTACAACAGGTTGTCGCAAAACAGCCCTCTCTCACATCCTTACCCACACAGCGTATCTACCCTATTTCACAGCAAAAGGCCCTAGCAGAGTCGGTCATGCAACTGCTGGACTTCAATTTCGACCATGGTCGTCTCGATATTAGCGCCCATCCTTTCTGTGGTGGAGTACCGACCGATGTACGCATCACTACGCGCTATGATACCAGTGAATTCTTGAGCGCCTTGATGGGGGTCATTCACGAAACCGGACATGCACGCTATGAACAGAATCTGCCTAAACAATGGCCAGGCCAACCTATTGCATTGGCACGTTCAACTGCCATTCATGAATCACAGAGTCTTTTTTTAGAGATGCAGCTCGGTAGAAGCCAGTCATTTTTACGTCATCTGCACCCTCTTATTTGCCAGCATTTAACCGCCGCCACTGATCTTTCCCTTGACGAATTAGTGAAACAAGTTCAACACGTGAGTCCTGGCTTTATTCGCGTAGATGCCGATGAAGTCAGCTATCCCGCTCACGTAATCTTGCGTTATGAAATCGAACGCTCACTTATCAATGGTGAGGTTGAAGTCTCTGACATTCCTGAATTATGGGATGAAAAAATGCAGCGTTATTTGGGTATCAGTACTGCGGGCAATTATCGTGATGGCTGTATGCAGGATATACACTGGACAGATGGTTCCTTTGGCTATTTTCCGACCTATACTTTAGGTGCCATGTATGCTGCCCAGCTTTTTAATAGCCTTCAGCAACAACTCCCGAGTATTGAAGAAGCGATCACGCTTGGGGAGTTAAAACCTATTTTCGCTTGGCTTAACCAAAATATTTGGCGTCAAGGCAGCCGATACTCTATTGATGCGTTGATGCAACAGGCGACAGGTGAAACCCTGAATCCTACATGGTTTAAGCAGCATTTAGAACGCCGTTACTTAGGTATCTAGCTGACATGTACATACCGTTACATACCGATACCAATCACCAACGGACAGTTTACGAGATTCCTCATATAGTGATTCTACCGGCTCCGCAGTGGGCTATCCGATAATGTGATATTGAGGAAATTCAAATGAAAAAGCTTTTCGCACTGGTAGTTGCCGCGGCTATGGGTATCTCTTCAGCAGCTTTCGCTGCAGACACTACAGCTACCCCAGCAGCTTCCGCTGCTAAGACTACAACTACTGCAGCACCTGCTAAGCACAATGCTAAAAAGCATCATGCTAAGAAAGCAAAACCTGCTGCAGAGCAAAAAGCGCAAGCAGCTAAAAAGCACCACGCTAAGAAAGCAAAACCTGCTGCAGCGCAAAAAGCGCAAGCAGCTAAAAAGCACCACGCTAAGAAAGCAAAACCTGCTGCAGAGCAAAAAGCGCAAGCAGCTAAAAAGCATCACGCTAAGAAAGTAAAACCTGCTGCAGCGCAAAAAGCGCAAGCAGCTAAAAAGCACCACGCTAAGAAAGTAAAACCTGCTGCAGCGCAAAAAGCGCAAGCAGCTAAAAAACACCACGCTAAGAAAGTCACTAAAAAATAAGTGAATCCTAAACGTTACTAGCGTTAAAGTGTTTAAACACCCGGTTATGCCGGGTGTTTCTTTACGGGAGTTTGTCCATGATGCGCCGCTACCGTTATGAAATAATTCTTCTAACCGTTATTGTTTGCGGCATTATGGCTGCATGTTGTTTCGTCTAACATCTTCCACTCTGTGACAATTACCTTCCCTTTTCTTAGTTGATACGTCTATAGTGTCGCTATAGATTTCTATGCTGCTATTGAGAACATTATGCGCTTCAAAAGATTGTGTTTTTTTGCCCTGTTCTGCTGTCATTTTCAAGCCTATGCAGATGACGATACCCCTAGTGCAGCACAGATTAAAACCCTCTTTTTCGGCAAAGATCATCGTGTAGAGATTGATAAACCTCAGAATCATCCTTGGGATGCAATCGGACAATTAGAAACAGAAAGTGGTAATCTCTGTACTGCTACCCTAATTTCTCCCCATATCGCCTTAACGGCTGGACACTGCTTACTCGCCCCACCAGGTAAATTTGATCCTCCAGTGGCTTTGCGTTTTATTACGACAAAAAAAGGCTGGGTGTACGAATTGCATGACATAGATGCCAAAGTTGCACCAGGTTTGGCCGGGAAATTGAAGGCTGCTGGTGATGGTTGGATTGTGCCGGCTAAAGCCGCACCCTCTGATTACGCAGTCGTCATCCTACATAATCCTCCTTCTGCCATTACGCCTATTCCACTTTTCGATGGGGATAGAGAAAAGTTGATTTCAGCGTTAAATTCTGTGAATAACCAGGTTACGCAAGCGGGTTATCCTGCCGATAATCTAGATAATCTTTTTGCCCATATTGGCTGTAAAATTACTGGCTGGTCACAAACGGCTGTACTATCGCATCAGTGTGACACACTACCCGGAGATAGCGGTTCACCGTTGATGATAAATCGCGATAACCAGTGGCAAATCATTGGTGTGCAGAGCTCAGCGCCTTCAGCTAAAGATCGTTATCGCGCCGATAATCGTGCCATCGCAGTAAGCTCTTTTAATGGCAAAATATCGACGCTGACCAATAATGTTCAGTAAGTCACAGCGAGTATCAGTTCGGCGTCTCTTCAAGTAATTGCGTGATTCGCTTTTCTGATACCGGATAGGGTGTTCCTAATTGCTGAGCAAAGAGGCTCACCCTTAACTCTTCAACCATCCAGCGAGCCGCCATGACGGTATCATTGTGCTGTTCAGCCTTAGGCAGTTTATTTCGGTAACGTTGAACAGCTTGCTCAACCTGCTGTATCCGTAACATTCTTGCGCGATCACTGTGCGGATCAACAGGAAGTTTATCTAAGCGACGTTCAATGGCCTGTAAGTACCTCAAGGTATCGGAAAGTTTTTCCCAGCCATTTTGCGTTACGAAGCCAGGATAGACCAAGTGTGATAACTGCGCCTTAATATCGCTCAGCGCTAAGGCTAAGGCCATATCGACACGCCCTTTAAGTCGCTTATTAATCGCAAACACGGTAGAGAGGATCTGCTCAACTTGCTGGGCAATCTCCACCACGGTCTGGTTTAATTCGGCTTTAACTTTTTCACGTAACGCCTCGAAATGCTGCTTATCCCACACCAGCCCTCCTTGCTCTGCCATAATCTTATCGATCCCACAGTGTATACAATCATCAATTAACTGTAGGACTTGACCATAAGGATTAAAATAGAGTCCAAGCTTCGCTTTATTAGGAAGCTTCTCATGCAGATATTTAATGGGCGAAGGAATATTGAGTAGTAATAACCGCCGTTGTCCCTGCCACATAGCCTGTTGTTGTTCCGCTTCGGTGTCGAATAACTTAATGGCGACACTCTGCTTCTCGTCAACCAGCGCTGGCCACGCCTTCAAGGTAAAACCTGCTTGTTTACGGCTAAACGTTTGAGGCAATTCGCCAAAGTTCCACTCCGTGACGCCTTGCTTTTCTAGGCCTACATCGGCGACCTTAGAAAGTGTTTCACGCACCTTACCTTTCAATTGCAGCTGGAGATCCGCTAGAGACTTACTCTCTTGTAGGATTTTCTTATTCCCATCGACAACTCGGAACGTTATTTTAAGATGATCCGGAACCTGATCTACTTGCCACGCTTCACGTTCAATAGTGACGCCACTCATTCGCCGGAATTCACGCTCCAAGCATTCGAGTAGCGGTAAGCTTAGGTCCGTTACCCGGCCCAAAAAGGCGTCAGCATAGTCTGGTGCGGGAACGAAATTACGCCGTATTGGCTTGGGTAATGATTTGATTAACGCCACGATCAAGCTTTTACGTAATCCTGGAATTTGCCAATCAAAGCCTTGTTCAGTGATCTGATTGAGTAGCGGCAACGGGATATGGACTGTCACCCCATCAGCATCTTTACCTGGTTCAAATTGATAAGTGAGTGGTAATTGCACGTTACCTTGTCGCCAGCTATTCGGATAGTCGTTCGCATCAATGTTTCCCGCCCCTTCGCGTACCAACATCGTTTTATCAAAATCGAGTTGATGCGGGTCTTGTCGATAAGCCGTTTTCCACCACTTATCAAAGTGACGAACCGAGATAATATCGGCCGGAACTCGCTGTTCGTAGAACGCAAATAACGTTTCATCATCGACTAAGATGTCTCGTCGACGTGATTTATGCTCAAGATCCTCAACTTCTAAACGCAACTTTTGGTTATGAGTAAAGAAACGATGGGTAGTTTGCCACTCCCCCTCAACCAAGGCGTGACGAATGAAAAGTTCACGACAGATCACCGGATCGATTTTGCTATAATTGACTTTACGTTGCGAAACAATCGCTAAACCATATAACGTGACTTTTTCCAAAGCAGAGACAGCGCCTTGTTTCTTTTCCCAATGAGGTTCACTGTAACTGTGCTTCACCAAGTGACCCGCAAGCGGTTCAATCCACTCAGGATCAATCTTAGCGGCGATTCTTCCCCACAGTTTGCTGGTTTCCACCAGTTCAGCTACCATCACCCACTTGGGCGGTTTTTTAAATAAACTCGAGGCCGGGAAAAGGTGGAAGCGGGTTTGACGTGAGCCCATAAATTCGCCCTTTTCGACCTCTTTCTGGCCAACCCGAGATAATAGCCCACTCAATAAGGCACTGTGCAGCTCGCGGTAAGGAGCCGGTTCACTATTTAGAGAAAATCCGAGCTCGCGAACCACTTGCCGTAATTGCGTGTAGATATCTTGCCATTCTCGAATTCGCAAATAGTTAAGATAATCGCTTTTACATTGTCGGCGAAATTGGTTGCCGGTTAGTGCTTTCTGTTGCGCTTGAACGTAATCCCATAAATTGACCCACGCCAAAAAATCCGACTCTTTATCGGCAAATCGGCGATGTTTTTCATCAGAGGCCTGTTGACGGTCGGCAGGCCGCTCCCTAGGATCTTGGATAGAAAGCGCGGCGGTGATGATCATCGCTTCCCGTACACATCCAAATTGTTGTGCCGAAAGCACCATTTTGGCTAAACGAGGGTCGATGGGTAATTGCGCTAACTGGCGCCCCGACGCTGTGAGTTTTTGTACACTCTGCGTCGAATTTTCAACAGCACCTAGCTCTTCTAATAGGCGCACGCCATCTTGAATATTACGATTATCGGGTTTTTCAACAAAAGGAAAGTGTTGGATATTGCCTAAACCGAGCGCTGTCATTTGTAAAATAACAGAGGCTAAATTAGTCCGTAATATTTCAGGGTCTGTAAATTCAGGACGTGAAAGATAATCATCTTCCGAGTATAAACGGATACAAATTCCCTCGGAGACCCGACCACAGCGCCCAGCCCGTTGGTTAGCAGAAGCTTGAGATATAGGCTCGATCGGTAGCCGTTGGACTTTGGTACGGTAACTGTAACGACTGATTCGTGCAGTGCCAGGGTCAATCACGTACTTAATACCCGGTACGGTGAGTGAGGTTTCGGCGACATTTGTTGCTAAAACGATACGACGTCCCGTATGGCTTTGAAATACACGGTTTTGTTCACTATTGGATAAGCGGGCGTAAAGCGGTAAAACCTCAGTGTGGGGCAATCCCTGGCGTGATAGCGCATCAGCGGTATCACGGATCTCTCGCTCTCCGCTCATAAAAATAAGAATATCGCCTGGTGGCTCACGATAGAGCTCATCCACCGCATCGAAAATAGCTTGCAGTTGGTCGCGGTCCCCTTCGCTACTCTCCGCACTAACGGGCCGGTAGCGGGTATCGACAGGATAGGTACGACC includes the following:
- the rstB gene encoding two-component system sensor histidine kinase RstB; translated protein: MKKLFIQFYLLLFVCFIVMTLLVGLVYKMTAERAGRQSMNDLMASSLSLMRSELREIPPKDWNSTVDNLDLNLSFKLHIEPLTNYQLPDAEMRRLHAGEIVALDDQYTFIQHIPRSHYVLSVGPIPYLFFLHQMRMLDVLLLTFIAMSLALPVFIWMRPHWQEMLKLEKMAQRFGDGDLDARTQFESTSSLYRLGIAFNQMADNIKDLVASKKLLIDGIAHELRTPLVRLRYRLAMSDNLSSAESTALNRDIGQLEALIQELLTFARLDRPQVALSLQQIDLREWLVEWVDDLRVIRADKTIQLDVPPQSANHVTDNRLMERVLDNLVNNALRYAEQRLRISLWFDAQHGYLQVEDDGPGIPAEQRAKIFEPFVRLDPSRDRATGGCGLGLAIVHSIAQAFQGSIRAESSPLGGACLRFSWPLNTFTPDTSLLTARKDNL
- a CDS encoding carboxypeptidase M32; protein product: MKAYQALTERFQRLSRLDHLAAIAGWDMQTMMPSGGSDARGEALAELSVMHHEILVQDSTAELIAQAQQESLESDMQANLNEMIRHYTDAALLPTELVEAKALAGSRCEQAWRQQRIENDWQGFQKNLIPVVALSRQEAQLRAQAQGSTPYDALLNLYEPGMTSERLDTLFGELISWLPGLLQQVVAKQPSLTSLPTQRIYPISQQKALAESVMQLLDFNFDHGRLDISAHPFCGGVPTDVRITTRYDTSEFLSALMGVIHETGHARYEQNLPKQWPGQPIALARSTAIHESQSLFLEMQLGRSQSFLRHLHPLICQHLTAATDLSLDELVKQVQHVSPGFIRVDADEVSYPAHVILRYEIERSLINGEVEVSDIPELWDEKMQRYLGISTAGNYRDGCMQDIHWTDGSFGYFPTYTLGAMYAAQLFNSLQQQLPSIEEAITLGELKPIFAWLNQNIWRQGSRYSIDALMQQATGETLNPTWFKQHLERRYLGI
- the asr gene encoding acid resistance repetitive basic protein Asr translates to MKKLFALVVAAAMGISSAAFAADTTATPAASAAKTTTTAAPAKHNAKKHHAKKAKPAAEQKAQAAKKHHAKKAKPAAAQKAQAAKKHHAKKAKPAAEQKAQAAKKHHAKKVKPAAAQKAQAAKKHHAKKVKPAAAQKAQAAKKHHAKKVTKK
- a CDS encoding trypsin-like serine peptidase, which gives rise to MRFKRLCFFALFCCHFQAYADDDTPSAAQIKTLFFGKDHRVEIDKPQNHPWDAIGQLETESGNLCTATLISPHIALTAGHCLLAPPGKFDPPVALRFITTKKGWVYELHDIDAKVAPGLAGKLKAAGDGWIVPAKAAPSDYAVVILHNPPSAITPIPLFDGDREKLISALNSVNNQVTQAGYPADNLDNLFAHIGCKITGWSQTAVLSHQCDTLPGDSGSPLMINRDNQWQIIGVQSSAPSAKDRYRADNRAIAVSSFNGKISTLTNNVQ